A single Sporomusaceae bacterium DNA region contains:
- a CDS encoding TIGR02530 family flagellar biosynthesis protein: MTDNRIYYQQPILPVQKPGQGTAAQSSAKTADGHSFNQVLAQELTGVKFSQHALQRLSSRNIKLDGGDLAKLSGAVDKAAQKGARDSLILMNDLALVVSVKNRTVITAMDGTNIRDNVFTNIDSAVIV; the protein is encoded by the coding sequence ATGACCGACAACCGCATTTACTATCAGCAGCCGATCCTGCCGGTGCAGAAACCCGGCCAGGGGACGGCGGCGCAATCCTCCGCCAAGACGGCCGACGGACATTCGTTCAACCAGGTGCTTGCCCAGGAACTGACCGGCGTGAAGTTTTCCCAGCACGCCCTTCAGAGGCTGTCGAGCCGCAACATCAAGCTCGACGGCGGCGATCTCGCCAAGTTATCCGGGGCGGTGGACAAGGCGGCCCAGAAAGGGGCCCGCGATTCGCTCATCCTGATGAACGATCTGGCGCTGGTTGTCAGCGTCAAGAACCGGACGGTCATCACGGCCATGGACGGCACGAATATCAGAGACAACGTATTCACCAACATCGACAGCGCAGTGATTGTGTAG
- a CDS encoding flagellar hook-basal body complex protein — protein sequence MMRSLFAGVSGLRNHQTRMDVIGNNIANVNTVGFKGSRVSFSDVMSQTIQGASGSTGDRGGTNPMQIGMGMGLASIDTVFTDGSFQPTGKQTDLSIQGQGFFILSDGDGQVYTRAGNFDFDDTGNYLVPGTGYKVMGWMADANGNINTAGTIGAIQIPVGAAMAAKTTTQMDFANNLSAAAINGTKATTSINVYDSLGISHKIVHTFVKESDNTWLYGTSVDDATTPPGVTGALGKVVFTSTGGVQSIGGITATVPTTALTVPTFKMDPTLNATHTQNFTVFDDDNVPHVYKATFTTTGATTWSYSLTDQANPEGVAATSGTITWNGGTSTYTGFGPLNVNGTNVAFNITTHSDPAGGPTFNATSTSPYTATAIAPLGFTPSGGGDPMSVNLVLSKLTQFGGATTIQAVNQDGYSSGTLDTTTIDPQGVIIGRFTNGQSKNLGQVALATFSNPAGLNKAGSSLFAESNNSGVAQVGTAGSGGRGKLSPGTLEMSNIDLAQEFSNMIITQRGFQSNSKIISSTDEMLQELANLKR from the coding sequence ATGATGCGTTCACTTTTCGCCGGCGTTTCGGGTCTGAGAAACCACCAGACCCGCATGGACGTAATCGGCAACAACATCGCCAACGTCAACACCGTAGGTTTCAAGGGCAGCCGGGTCAGTTTCTCGGATGTCATGAGCCAGACCATCCAGGGCGCTTCGGGCAGCACGGGCGACCGCGGCGGCACCAACCCGATGCAGATCGGTATGGGCATGGGCCTGGCCAGTATCGACACGGTCTTCACCGACGGCTCGTTCCAGCCGACCGGCAAGCAGACCGACCTTTCCATCCAGGGCCAGGGCTTCTTCATCCTGTCGGACGGCGACGGCCAGGTTTATACGCGGGCCGGCAACTTCGACTTCGACGACACCGGCAACTACCTGGTGCCCGGCACAGGCTACAAGGTAATGGGCTGGATGGCCGACGCCAACGGCAACATCAATACCGCCGGCACGATCGGCGCCATCCAGATCCCGGTGGGCGCGGCGATGGCCGCGAAGACGACGACGCAGATGGACTTCGCCAACAACCTGTCGGCGGCGGCGATCAACGGCACGAAGGCGACGACGTCGATCAACGTGTACGACTCGCTCGGCATCAGCCACAAGATCGTCCACACCTTTGTGAAGGAATCGGATAACACCTGGCTGTACGGCACGTCGGTGGACGACGCCACCACCCCGCCCGGCGTCACCGGCGCGCTGGGCAAGGTGGTGTTCACCTCGACCGGCGGCGTGCAGTCGATCGGCGGGATAACGGCGACGGTGCCGACGACGGCGCTGACCGTACCGACCTTTAAAATGGACCCGACCCTCAACGCCACCCACACCCAGAATTTCACGGTGTTCGACGATGACAACGTGCCCCATGTGTACAAAGCGACCTTCACGACGACGGGCGCGACCACCTGGTCGTACTCGCTGACCGACCAGGCCAACCCGGAAGGGGTGGCCGCGACCAGCGGCACGATTACCTGGAACGGCGGCACTTCGACCTATACAGGCTTTGGCCCGCTGAATGTCAACGGCACCAATGTGGCCTTCAATATCACCACCCATTCGGACCCCGCTGGCGGACCGACCTTCAACGCAACGTCGACCTCGCCTTACACGGCGACGGCGATAGCGCCGCTGGGCTTCACGCCCTCCGGCGGCGGCGACCCGATGAGCGTCAACCTGGTGCTGTCGAAGCTGACCCAGTTCGGCGGCGCGACGACAATCCAGGCGGTCAACCAGGACGGCTATTCGTCCGGCACGCTGGACACGACGACGATCGACCCGCAGGGGGTCATCATTGGCCGGTTTACGAACGGCCAGAGCAAGAACCTCGGCCAGGTGGCGCTGGCGACCTTCAGCAACCCGGCCGGCCTGAATAAGGCGGGTAGCAGCCTGTTCGCGGAGTCGAACAACTCGGGTGTGGCCCAGGTCGGCACTGCCGGCAGCGGCGGCCGCGGCAAGCTCAGTCCCGGCACGCTGGAGATGTCGAACATCGACCTGGCGCAGGAGTTCAGCAATATGATCATCACCCAGCGCGGTTTCCAGTCCAATTCGAAGATCATCAGCTCCACCGACGAGATGCTGCAGGAGCTGGCGAACCTGAAACGTTAA
- a CDS encoding flagellar FlbD family protein has protein sequence MIKLTKFKSHDHDFVLNAELIETIEETPDTVITLTNGKKLIVAEGMNEVVRRVMDYRREIFRNMR, from the coding sequence ATGATTAAGCTGACGAAATTCAAGTCCCACGACCACGACTTCGTCTTAAACGCCGAACTTATCGAGACTATCGAGGAAACGCCTGATACGGTCATAACTCTCACGAACGGCAAGAAGCTGATTGTCGCCGAAGGGATGAACGAGGTGGTGCGGCGGGTAATGGATTACCGCCGGGAGATTTTCCGCAATATGCGATAG
- a CDS encoding flagellar motor protein, protein MDLTTILGLVIGIGALLVSVVLEGGHLASLISIPAFVVIFGGTIGATAIGFTLEELKTVPTLMRIAFKDEKHDVASLIATLVSFAEKARREGLLALEEDLNAIEDKFLKKGMQLVIDGTDAELVRSIMETELAFIQERHHKGASIFDAAGGYAPTMGIIGTVMGLVHVLGNLSDTESLGPAISTAFLATLYGIFSANIFFLPLAGKLKNRSAHQVLVYEVTLEGILSVQAGDNPRIVEEKLEAFLAPTKRKNPQMQGEE, encoded by the coding sequence ATGGATCTGACGACAATTCTCGGTTTGGTGATCGGTATCGGGGCGCTGCTTGTTTCGGTTGTGCTGGAGGGCGGGCATCTGGCCAGCCTTATCAGCATTCCGGCATTTGTGGTCATATTCGGCGGTACGATCGGCGCTACCGCCATCGGCTTTACGCTCGAAGAGCTGAAGACGGTGCCGACGCTGATGCGGATCGCTTTCAAGGACGAGAAGCACGATGTGGCGAGCCTGATCGCCACGCTGGTGAGCTTCGCCGAGAAGGCCCGCCGCGAGGGCCTGCTGGCCCTGGAGGAGGACCTGAACGCGATCGAGGACAAGTTCCTCAAGAAGGGCATGCAGCTGGTAATCGACGGCACGGACGCCGAACTGGTCCGCAGCATCATGGAGACCGAGCTGGCTTTCATCCAGGAGCGCCACCACAAGGGGGCGAGTATTTTCGACGCCGCCGGCGGCTACGCGCCGACGATGGGGATCATCGGGACGGTCATGGGGCTGGTGCACGTGCTGGGCAACCTGTCGGACACCGAGTCGCTCGGTCCGGCGATTTCCACGGCTTTCCTGGCAACGCTTTACGGCATTTTTTCCGCCAATATTTTTTTCCTGCCGCTCGCCGGTAAGCTCAAGAACCGCAGCGCCCACCAGGTGCTTGTGTACGAGGTTACCCTGGAGGGCATTCTGTCTGTTCAGGCCGGGGACAATCCGCGCATCGTGGAAGAGAAGCTGGAGGCTTTCCTGGCGCCTACGAAGAGGAAAAATCCGCAGATGCAGGGCGAGGAATAG
- a CDS encoding flagellar basal body-associated FliL family protein, which produces MAEEGGKKYSVMMIVGLIVVGLILAGGISYFIATKVISSKTDGKAAAREPGVFLKLGDPKDGLIINIGGVSSGRYLKIGVILELKPAKNAPPAGGKAASPDEIKSLDAVVQLLRSQRVEDFEPSRQERLKDLIKSEVNRALGEERVYEVFITNFVLQ; this is translated from the coding sequence ATGGCAGAAGAAGGCGGCAAAAAGTATTCGGTGATGATGATTGTCGGCTTGATCGTCGTCGGGCTGATATTGGCCGGCGGCATTTCGTATTTCATCGCGACGAAGGTGATCAGTTCGAAGACGGACGGCAAGGCGGCGGCGCGCGAGCCGGGCGTATTCCTGAAGCTCGGCGATCCCAAGGACGGGCTGATTATCAATATCGGTGGTGTGTCTTCGGGTCGATATTTGAAAATAGGTGTCATATTAGAGCTAAAACCTGCGAAGAATGCCCCGCCGGCAGGAGGAAAAGCCGCCTCTCCCGATGAAATTAAATCACTAGATGCGGTGGTTCAACTGCTGCGGTCCCAGAGGGTGGAAGATTTCGAGCCGTCCCGCCAGGAACGGCTTAAGGACTTGATTAAGTCCGAGGTTAACCGAGCTCTGGGCGAAGAAAGGGTTTACGAGGTCTTTATCACCAATTTCGTGCTTCAGTAA
- the fliM gene encoding flagellar motor switch protein FliM, whose product MAGADVLSQSEIDELLSALSTGVVSAEDMKIEQTQRKVKVYDFKRPDKFSKDQIRTLYMLHENFARLLNTYLAAHLRSFVNINVASVDQLTYEEFIRSLPNPSVISIFQMRPLKGSVLLELNPNIVFAIIDRLFGGPGAAPAKPRPLTDIEEVIVKRVLAKTLESFAEAWKQVITLEPRMDAIETNPQFTQIVPPNDMVVIITLQTKIGQAEGLLNICIPYLVLEPIMSKLSTTYWVASSMAKQATDEGISALQRKLEKTLIPIVVELGSIGVNVHELLGLAPGDVLQLETRADEDLRITVGSNEKFRCTPGISGKKLAVQITEIIAKGDDGDE is encoded by the coding sequence GTGGCAGGTGCCGACGTGCTTTCCCAGTCGGAGATAGACGAGCTTTTATCGGCTTTGTCGACCGGCGTGGTTTCGGCGGAAGATATGAAGATCGAGCAGACCCAGCGTAAGGTGAAGGTCTACGATTTCAAACGCCCCGACAAATTCTCCAAGGACCAGATTCGCACTTTATACATGCTGCATGAGAATTTCGCCCGCCTTCTCAATACGTACCTGGCCGCCCACCTTCGCTCGTTCGTGAATATCAACGTGGCTTCGGTCGACCAGCTTACATACGAGGAGTTCATCCGCTCGCTGCCAAACCCCAGCGTTATCAGCATCTTCCAGATGCGCCCCCTGAAGGGCAGCGTGCTGTTGGAGCTTAACCCGAATATCGTGTTCGCGATCATCGACCGCCTGTTCGGCGGTCCGGGCGCCGCTCCGGCCAAGCCCCGGCCGCTTACCGATATCGAGGAGGTCATCGTTAAAAGGGTGCTGGCTAAGACGCTGGAGAGCTTCGCGGAGGCGTGGAAGCAGGTGATCACCCTCGAGCCGCGGATGGATGCCATCGAGACCAATCCCCAATTTACGCAGATCGTGCCGCCCAACGATATGGTGGTCATAATTACGCTGCAGACAAAGATCGGCCAGGCGGAAGGGTTGCTGAACATCTGTATTCCTTATCTGGTGCTTGAGCCGATTATGTCGAAGCTGTCGACGACTTATTGGGTGGCTTCGTCGATGGCCAAGCAGGCGACGGACGAGGGGATAAGCGCCCTGCAGCGCAAGCTGGAGAAAACGCTGATCCCGATCGTGGTGGAGCTGGGCAGTATCGGGGTGAACGTCCACGAGCTGCTGGGGCTGGCCCCCGGCGATGTGCTCCAGCTGGAGACGAGGGCGGACGAGGATCTGAGAATAACTGTCGGCAGTAACGAGAAATTCCGGTGCACGCCGGGAATTTCCGGCAAGAAGCTGGCGGTGCAGATAACGGAAATTATCGCCAAAGGAGATGATGGTGATGAATAA
- the fliY gene encoding flagellar motor switch phosphatase FliY, which produces MNNGFLSQEEIDALLRGEPVASSEGDLSDIEKDAMGEIGNISMGSAATTLSILLSRRVSITTPKVRISSINEIKKQYPLPYLVIEVGYTHGLIGSNILAIRESDALIISDLMMGGDGTNPPSELNELYMSAVSEAMNQMMGSVATSMSTVFKKKIDIAPPACNLLDFSEDTTITSVTSPDAPMVEVSFRMEVEDLIDSQIMQLVSLDVAKEMVANLIGVVEANAAPQPVAAPASPAAPAPMPAAAAPAPQPIPQPMHQPMPQPMMPAQPMVAMPMASAALPPNVVVQPVQFAPLKPAMLPVGDTNIGLILDVPLQVTVELGRTRKLIREILELAPGSVVELDKLAGEPVDILVNGKQIAKGEVVVIDENFGVRVTEIIGQLDRTALQ; this is translated from the coding sequence ATGAATAACGGCTTTCTTTCGCAAGAAGAGATAGACGCTTTGCTGCGCGGAGAACCTGTCGCGAGCAGCGAGGGGGATCTTAGCGATATCGAGAAGGACGCGATGGGCGAGATAGGCAATATCTCGATGGGCAGCGCGGCGACGACGCTGTCGATCCTGCTGAGCCGCCGCGTGTCCATCACTACGCCGAAGGTCCGTATTTCGAGCATCAACGAGATCAAGAAACAGTATCCGCTGCCGTATCTGGTTATCGAGGTGGGTTATACCCACGGTCTTATCGGCAGCAATATCCTGGCGATCCGCGAGTCGGATGCGCTGATTATTTCCGATCTGATGATGGGCGGCGACGGGACCAATCCTCCGTCTGAGCTGAACGAGCTGTATATGAGCGCGGTGTCCGAGGCGATGAACCAGATGATGGGTTCGGTGGCTACGTCGATGTCGACGGTTTTCAAGAAGAAGATCGATATCGCGCCGCCGGCCTGCAATCTTTTGGATTTTTCGGAGGACACGACTATTACGAGTGTGACGAGCCCCGATGCGCCGATGGTGGAGGTTTCCTTCCGCATGGAGGTCGAGGATCTGATCGACAGCCAGATCATGCAACTGGTGTCGCTCGATGTGGCGAAGGAGATGGTGGCTAACCTGATCGGGGTGGTGGAAGCTAATGCCGCGCCCCAGCCGGTCGCGGCGCCCGCTTCCCCGGCGGCTCCCGCGCCGATGCCGGCCGCGGCCGCCCCGGCTCCGCAACCCATCCCCCAGCCGATGCACCAGCCGATGCCCCAACCGATGATGCCTGCGCAGCCGATGGTGGCGATGCCGATGGCGTCGGCCGCGCTGCCGCCCAATGTGGTGGTGCAGCCGGTGCAGTTCGCGCCGCTGAAGCCGGCGATGCTGCCGGTGGGAGATACGAATATCGGCCTTATTCTGGATGTGCCGCTGCAGGTTACGGTGGAACTCGGCCGGACCCGCAAGCTCATCCGCGAGATTCTCGAACTCGCTCCCGGTTCGGTGGTCGAACTCGATAAGTTGGCCGGCGAACCTGTGGATATCCTGGTAAACGGCAAACAGATCGCCAAAGGCGAGGTTGTGGTTATCGATGAGAATTTCGGTGTGCGGGTCACCGAGATTATCGGCCAGCTAGACCGGACAGCCCTGCAGTAG
- a CDS encoding response regulator, which produces MAIKVLIVDDAAFMRMMIKDILTKNGFEVVGEAENGVKAVEKFQELRPDLTTMDITMPEMDGISAVKQIKKIDAGAKVIMCSAMGQQAMVIEAIQSGARDFIVKPFQPDRVLEAIRKAIG; this is translated from the coding sequence ATGGCAATTAAGGTCCTGATTGTGGACGATGCAGCTTTCATGCGGATGATGATTAAGGATATCCTGACCAAGAACGGTTTCGAGGTCGTGGGCGAGGCGGAGAACGGCGTCAAGGCGGTGGAGAAGTTTCAGGAGCTGCGCCCCGATCTGACGACGATGGATATTACTATGCCGGAGATGGACGGTATTTCGGCCGTTAAACAGATTAAGAAGATCGACGCCGGCGCGAAGGTTATCATGTGCAGCGCCATGGGCCAGCAGGCGATGGTTATCGAGGCGATCCAGTCGGGGGCCCGCGATTTCATTGTTAAGCCGTTCCAGCCGGACAGAGTGTTGGAAGCTATCCGCAAAGCCATCGGTTGA
- the fliO gene encoding flagellar biosynthetic protein FliO: MLVALLCLCGTVLAAGQGGEYLPYQEPKPAGSTWLSTIAYMITLLVTFAVVIALAFFTSRFLGQRMGRFSGAGDNRVLVSLPLGQNRGVFVVEVAGKFLVLGVTDHSVNFLQEVTDPAMIEKLRVTAPALAPSQFDAVFKKQLASLQQMSNKFPGVFGQYSRGDNEIDREKR; encoded by the coding sequence GTGCTTGTGGCGCTGCTCTGCCTTTGCGGCACGGTGCTGGCGGCGGGGCAGGGCGGGGAGTACCTGCCTTATCAGGAACCTAAGCCGGCCGGTTCGACCTGGCTTTCGACTATCGCTTATATGATTACATTGTTGGTGACCTTTGCCGTTGTTATCGCGCTCGCTTTCTTCACGTCCCGCTTTTTGGGACAAAGGATGGGGCGTTTCAGCGGCGCAGGCGACAACCGGGTGCTGGTATCTCTGCCGCTCGGCCAAAACCGGGGGGTGTTTGTGGTGGAGGTGGCCGGCAAATTTTTGGTCCTGGGCGTAACCGATCATAGCGTCAATTTTCTGCAGGAGGTCACCGATCCCGCGATGATCGAGAAACTCCGGGTTACGGCTCCGGCGCTGGCGCCGAGCCAGTTCGACGCAGTTTTTAAGAAACAGCTTGCATCTTTACAGCAAATGTCCAACAAGTTCCCGGGTGTTTTTGGACAGTACAGCCGGGGTGACAACGAAATCGATCGCGAGAAGAGGTAA
- the fliP gene encoding flagellar type III secretion system pore protein FliP (The bacterial flagellar biogenesis protein FliP forms a type III secretion system (T3SS)-type pore required for flagellar assembly.), translated as MTGLTAFFCLLVQAAVQGAPLVPVPNINIGVEAANNPRDVALSLQVLFVLTVLSLAPSILIMMTSFTRIIVVLSFLRSALATQQMPPNQVLVGLALFLTFFTMSPYWDQVNQNALQPYIAGTMSQDAALTAAMKPMREFMFKQTRENDLALFINISDAPRPNSQEDVPTSSLIPAFVISELKTAFQIGFLIYIPFIVIDMVVASTLMSMGMMMVPPVMISLPFKILLFILVDGWHLVIRSLVTSFN; from the coding sequence ATAACCGGCTTGACCGCATTTTTCTGCCTGCTTGTGCAGGCGGCGGTACAGGGCGCTCCTCTTGTCCCTGTGCCCAATATAAATATCGGCGTGGAAGCGGCCAACAATCCCCGCGATGTCGCTTTGAGCCTTCAGGTTCTTTTCGTATTGACTGTGCTTTCGCTGGCACCGTCAATTTTAATAATGATGACTTCTTTCACCCGGATTATCGTTGTTCTGTCTTTTCTGCGCAGCGCGCTGGCGACGCAACAGATGCCGCCCAATCAGGTTCTGGTCGGGCTGGCGCTGTTTTTGACGTTTTTTACGATGTCGCCTTATTGGGACCAGGTGAACCAGAATGCTTTGCAGCCGTATATCGCCGGCACGATGAGCCAGGATGCCGCGCTGACGGCGGCCATGAAGCCGATGCGCGAGTTTATGTTCAAACAGACGCGGGAGAACGATCTGGCGCTGTTTATCAATATTTCCGACGCGCCCCGGCCCAATTCCCAGGAGGATGTGCCGACGTCGTCGCTTATCCCGGCTTTCGTGATCAGTGAGCTGAAAACCGCTTTCCAGATCGGTTTTCTGATTTATATTCCTTTTATCGTCATCGATATGGTCGTGGCCAGTACGCTGATGTCTATGGGGATGATGATGGTGCCGCCGGTTATGATTTCGTTGCCGTTCAAGATTCTGCTGTTTATTCTTGTCGACGGCTGGCATCTGGTTATCCGGTCGCTGGTTACGAGCTTCAACTAG
- the fliQ gene encoding flagellar biosynthesis protein FliQ, which produces MSNDLAIQIGRDALVMVMLVSAPMLGLGLLVGILVSIFQAITQIQEQTLSFVPKIVAVFVAVLLFGPWMLSLMVGYTRELLINLPQMIR; this is translated from the coding sequence ATGTCCAACGATTTGGCTATTCAGATAGGCCGCGATGCGCTGGTGATGGTGATGCTTGTTTCGGCGCCGATGCTCGGTCTGGGCCTGTTGGTGGGCATTCTTGTCAGCATTTTTCAGGCGATTACCCAGATTCAGGAGCAGACGCTCAGTTTTGTGCCGAAGATCGTGGCGGTGTTCGTGGCGGTGCTGCTGTTCGGGCCGTGGATGCTTAGCCTGATGGTCGGGTATACCCGCGAGTTGCTTATTAATTTGCCGCAGATGATTCGCTAG
- the fliR gene encoding flagellar biosynthetic protein FliR — protein sequence MDIVAVLLNQTSFFLLIFARITGIFSVAPFLGSTNIPGYAKAGLSLLLSYILFPAVYSASVVLPNAMLAYAALVAGEFLLGLIFGFVSSLIMQAVQMAGHVLDMQIGFGIVNVFDPQFGQQIPLLGNFKYILALMVLLATNGHHVMLSALVASFKLVPVTGVVIPASLAGFIVDLVSGAFTLAFKITVPVLASLVLADVAFGILARTMPQMNIFVVGIPAKLIIGIFAMMMALPFYIAVMEVGFNGMYQDLYRLLAAVR from the coding sequence GTGGATATTGTTGCGGTTCTCCTCAATCAGACGAGTTTTTTCCTGCTGATTTTCGCCCGCATCACCGGTATTTTTTCGGTCGCGCCGTTTCTCGGCAGCACGAATATCCCCGGTTACGCCAAGGCCGGCCTGTCGCTGCTGCTGTCGTATATTCTTTTCCCGGCGGTTTATTCCGCCAGCGTTGTGCTCCCCAATGCTATGCTGGCTTATGCCGCGTTGGTGGCGGGAGAGTTCCTGCTCGGACTTATTTTCGGTTTTGTGAGTTCGCTTATTATGCAGGCCGTCCAGATGGCCGGCCATGTTCTCGATATGCAGATCGGTTTCGGTATCGTCAATGTGTTCGATCCGCAATTCGGTCAGCAGATCCCGCTCCTGGGCAATTTCAAGTATATCCTGGCGCTGATGGTGTTGCTGGCGACCAACGGTCACCATGTGATGCTCAGCGCCCTGGTGGCCAGCTTCAAGCTGGTGCCGGTGACGGGGGTGGTTATCCCGGCTTCGCTGGCGGGGTTCATCGTTGATTTGGTGAGCGGCGCTTTCACGCTCGCGTTTAAGATAACGGTGCCGGTGCTGGCGTCGCTGGTTCTTGCGGATGTGGCGTTCGGCATTCTGGCGCGCACGATGCCGCAGATGAATATTTTCGTCGTGGGTATCCCGGCTAAGCTGATTATCGGCATTTTCGCCATGATGATGGCGCTGCCGTTCTATATTGCGGTGATGGAGGTGGGTTTCAATGGCATGTATCAGGACCTCTACCGCCTCTTGGCGGCTGTCCGCTGA
- the flhB gene encoding flagellar biosynthesis protein FlhB — MACIRTSTASWRLSADGKEHWYKLTVFDLQLFNQEKTEEATPKRKEEARQKGQVAKSNEISSAFVILAAFLALKMLGPYMYDLLFSYMRFMFTNLTTADFTINQVYLLIIHLGIVFLKAVLPVMLTVLVISLAVNILQVGFVLSFEPLMPQLDRINPVKGFQRLFSLRSMVEMVKALLKIGIISYFVYRFIMRETAMVPQLIGADLADSLRYAAGLVADLALEIGMVILVLAAADYFYQWWEHNKSLKMSKQEVKEEYKQTEGNPQIKGKIKERQRAMAMRRMMQEVPQATAVITNPTHFAVAIKYDKKMAAPVVIAKGQDFLAERIKQVAKENRVAVVENKPLARALYSTVEVGETIPPELYQAVAEVLAYVFRLKRRLS; from the coding sequence ATGGCATGTATCAGGACCTCTACCGCCTCTTGGCGGCTGTCCGCTGACGGCAAAGAGCACTGGTACAAGCTGACCGTTTTCGACCTGCAGCTTTTCAATCAGGAGAAGACGGAAGAGGCCACCCCGAAGCGTAAGGAAGAGGCGCGTCAAAAGGGCCAGGTCGCCAAGAGCAACGAGATCAGCTCGGCGTTTGTCATCCTGGCCGCGTTCCTGGCGCTGAAGATGCTGGGGCCGTATATGTACGACCTGCTTTTCTCTTATATGCGGTTCATGTTCACTAATTTGACCACCGCCGATTTCACCATCAACCAGGTTTATCTGCTTATTATCCACCTGGGCATTGTTTTTCTGAAGGCTGTCCTGCCGGTGATGCTAACTGTTCTGGTTATTTCGCTGGCGGTGAATATACTCCAGGTGGGGTTCGTCCTGTCATTCGAACCCTTGATGCCGCAGCTTGATCGCATCAATCCTGTTAAAGGCTTCCAACGCTTGTTTTCGCTGCGCTCGATGGTCGAGATGGTCAAGGCGCTGCTGAAAATCGGCATCATTTCGTATTTCGTGTATCGCTTCATTATGCGCGAGACAGCAATGGTGCCTCAGCTCATCGGCGCCGATCTGGCGGATTCGCTCCGTTACGCCGCCGGCCTGGTAGCCGATTTGGCGCTGGAGATCGGCATGGTCATCCTCGTCCTTGCCGCGGCGGATTATTTCTATCAATGGTGGGAGCACAACAAGAGCCTGAAGATGTCGAAGCAGGAGGTCAAGGAAGAGTACAAGCAGACGGAGGGCAACCCGCAGATCAAGGGCAAGATCAAGGAACGCCAACGGGCGATGGCGATGCGGCGGATGATGCAGGAGGTGCCGCAGGCCACGGCGGTTATCACCAATCCGACTCACTTTGCGGTGGCGATAAAATACGATAAGAAGATGGCTGCGCCCGTGGTTATCGCCAAGGGGCAGGATTTCCTGGCCGAGCGCATCAAGCAGGTGGCGAAGGAGAACCGGGTGGCGGTGGTTGAGAACAAGCCGCTGGCCCGCGCACTGTATTCGACCGTAGAGGTGGGGGAGACCATCCCGCCCGAGCTTTACCAGGCTGTCGCCGAGGTGCTGGCTTATGTGTTCAGGCTGAAAAGGCGGCTGTCCTGA